A single Leptolyngbya ohadii IS1 DNA region contains:
- the urtD gene encoding urea ABC transporter ATP-binding protein UrtD, translating into MSVKILEIEDLTVSFDGFKALNRLNFSMDTGELRVIIGPNGAGKTTFLDIITGKVKPTLGQVRFKGRNLRSYSEHQIARMGVGRKFQTPRVYLNLTPRENLELACNPRKTVFKTLFRRTPTIERQTVNELLDTIGLTPKADLKANLLSHGEKQWLEIGMLVAQSPDLLLVDEPVAGLTDEETYRTGELLVALSKNHSIIVIEHDMEFVRQIARKVTVLHEGSVLCEGNIEQVQSDPRVIEVYLGQEIESEDIHASNTVSPTSPSLTP; encoded by the coding sequence GGATACGGGCGAGCTACGGGTGATCATTGGTCCCAACGGTGCAGGCAAAACCACTTTCCTGGATATCATTACCGGAAAGGTGAAACCGACTCTAGGACAGGTTCGTTTCAAAGGACGCAATCTGCGATCGTACTCCGAACACCAGATTGCCCGTATGGGAGTCGGACGTAAGTTTCAAACGCCCAGGGTCTATCTCAATCTCACCCCCCGTGAGAACCTGGAGTTAGCCTGCAACCCGCGCAAAACGGTTTTCAAAACCCTGTTCAGACGCACTCCGACGATCGAGCGGCAAACGGTAAATGAGCTGCTGGATACGATCGGACTTACCCCCAAAGCCGACCTGAAGGCAAACCTCCTGTCCCACGGTGAAAAGCAGTGGCTCGAAATCGGAATGCTGGTTGCCCAATCCCCCGATCTGCTGCTGGTAGACGAACCCGTTGCCGGACTCACCGATGAGGAAACCTATCGCACCGGCGAACTGCTAGTTGCCCTGTCTAAAAACCATTCGATCATCGTCATCGAACATGACATGGAATTTGTTCGCCAAATCGCCCGTAAAGTAACGGTTCTGCACGAAGGTTCCGTACTCTGCGAAGGCAACATCGAGCAGGTACAAAGCGATCCGCGCGTCATCGAAGTCTATCTCGGTCAGGAAATCGAGTCTGAGGATATTCATGCCTCTAATACTGTCTCCCCAACCTCTCCGTCATTGACTCCCTAA
- the urtE gene encoding urea ABC transporter ATP-binding subunit UrtE gives MTQTYSEPISSLDGAAQSLMLQVSGLNVYYGESHILRNVDLSVPQGQMVCLIGRNGVGKTTLLKTIMGLLPARSGTITFAGRQINHLSPDRRARMGIGYVPQGREVIPRLSVKENLLLGLEARSDSSRNVREIPEEIFTLFPVLKTMLSRMGGDLSGGQQQQLAIARAIMGKPKLLVLDEPTEGIQPSIILDIEAAIRQIVATTGISVLLVEQHLHFVKQADSYYAMQKGGIVASGSTKDLSNEVIQRFLSV, from the coding sequence ATGACCCAGACCTACTCCGAACCTATCTCCTCCCTTGACGGTGCAGCTCAATCCTTAATGCTGCAAGTCTCTGGCTTAAACGTCTACTACGGCGAAAGCCACATTCTCCGCAACGTCGATCTCAGTGTCCCCCAGGGGCAAATGGTTTGTCTCATCGGTCGCAATGGCGTGGGCAAAACTACCCTGCTCAAAACTATCATGGGACTCCTTCCCGCTCGCAGTGGCACAATCACCTTTGCCGGACGACAAATCAATCATCTTTCCCCCGATCGCCGTGCCCGAATGGGAATTGGCTACGTCCCTCAAGGGCGAGAAGTGATTCCCCGTCTGTCCGTCAAGGAAAATCTCCTGCTTGGACTGGAAGCGCGATCGGACAGTTCCCGCAACGTTAGAGAAATCCCCGAAGAGATATTCACTCTCTTCCCCGTTCTCAAAACCATGCTCTCCCGCATGGGAGGCGACCTTAGCGGTGGACAGCAACAGCAGTTGGCGATCGCCCGCGCCATCATGGGCAAACCAAAACTCCTCGTCCTGGACGAACCCACCGAGGGAATTCAGCCCTCCATCATCCTCGACATTGAAGCCGCCATCCGCCAAATTGTCGCAACTACAGGAATCTCTGTCCTCTTGGTCGAACAACACCTGCACTTCGTCAAACAAGCCGACTCCTACTACGCTATGCAGAAGGGCGGCATCGTAGCTTCCGGCTCAACGAAGGACTTAAGCAACGAGGTCATTCAACGCTTCCTCTCCGTCTAA